A genomic segment from Montipora foliosa isolate CH-2021 chromosome 9, ASM3666993v2, whole genome shotgun sequence encodes:
- the LOC137971782 gene encoding uncharacterized protein translates to MCLENDDDDDDDDADGDVSVVDEDDDLDGDKDGACTEDDSLSGDENEDVDCGDDDDVWNDCEEDNDVDDADDADGDVSVVDEDDDLDGDKDGACTEDDSLSGDENEDVDCGDDDDVWNDCEEDNDIDDADDADGDVSVVDEDDDLDGGKDGACTEDDSLSGDENEDVDCGDDDDAWNDCEEDNDVDDADDVAAVDFVGSAGEDFCDDGLTVVGNGSVDDDDVDDDGVGVGVDNDDKKDVDEDGVDDEDAAAADDDVDDEDVDVDSDDDNNVDVDEDDVDDEDAAAADDDGVDDVDDIDDVNNDDDDDDDVNHDCASVDGVDNNKDKVNNDVEDHGAGSGVDVSKLIVPSEVITMESP, encoded by the coding sequence ATGTGccttgaaaatgatgatgatgatgatgacgatgacgctGATGGAGATGTAAGTGTTgttgatgaggatgatgatttAGATGGTGACAAAGATGGCGCTTGCACTGAAGATGATAGTCTTAGTGGCGATGAAAATGAAGACGTCGATTGTGGTGACGATGACGACGTCTGGAACGATTGTGAAGAAGATAATGATGTCGATGATGCCGATGACGCTGATGGAGATGTAAGTGTTgttgatgaggatgatgatttAGATGGTGACAAAGATGGCGCTTGCACTGAAGATGATAGTCTTAGTGGCGATGAAAATGAAGACGTCGATTGTGGTGACGATGATGACGTCTGGAACGATTGTGAAGAAGATAATGATATCGATGATGCCGATGACGCTGATGGAGATGTAAGTGTTgttgatgaggatgatgatttAGATGGTGGCAAAGATGGCGCTTGCACTGAAGATGATAGCCTTAGTGGCGATGAAAATGAAGACGTCGATTGTGGTGACGATGATGACGCCTGGAACGATTGTGAAGAAGATAATGATGTCGATGATGCCGATGACGTTGCTGCTGTAGACTTTGTTGGAAGTGCCGGTGAGGACTTTTGTGACGATGGACTGACTGTTGTGGGCAATGGTagtgttgatgatgatgatgttgatgatgacggTGTTGGTGTTGGtgttgataatgatgataaaaaaGATGTCGATGAAGATGGCGTTGATGACGAAGATGCTGCtgctgctgatgatgatgttgatgacgaAGATGTTGATgttgatagtgatgatgataataatgtcGATGTTGATGAAGATGACGTTGATGACGAAGATGCTGCTGCTGCCGATGATGATGGTGTTGATGACGTTGATGACATTGATGACGTTAataacgatgatgacgatgatgatgatgttaacCATGATTGTGCTTCAGTAGACGGAGTTGATAACAACAAAGACAAAGTGAATAACGATGTTGAAGACCATGGCGCTGGCTCTGGCGTCGACGTGAGCAAGTTGATTGTGCCGTCAGAAGTCATAACCATGGAATCCCCGTAA
- the LOC137970185 gene encoding fatty acyl-CoA reductase 1-like: MAEARELLSIGDFYAKKTVLITGGTGFLGKILTEKLLRACPLVKRIYLLTRTRRGVNPQQRIEELLQSVVFDKVREIGEDWTSKIVPVEGDIAKENLGLSQEDWEMLQENVEIVFHSAATVRFDEDLKDAMSLNLYGTQNMIKLCRGIKHLEVCVHVSTAYANCDQEVTVEERIYPPVVDPEILSSSIGWMDNNMVNALTPHLIGKRPNTYTFTKSLAEHVLLQEVENFPIAVFRPSIIGAALKEPYEGWVDNFNGPSGLFVAAGKGLLRSMIGDFHALADIIPVDFCANMMLAIAWHRVVKRHSSIPVYHLTSGQLNGCTWGRVCSTLTKLYFTYPFEGVFRRPNFAFESRKMMHNYWRYISHKIPALIADMTSFCAGQRPVMNKIYGKIEKATKSLIYFTSRGWEFSMENYHGLIQDMSPADREIFNFDVERLDWDIYFNRYVIGLKKFLLKEDLANLHLAQSRIRRLRNIRWTVYFCLLLLSSWLIIKRFPAAQTAWAQCLSGVYRLARFLEPLQLAN, encoded by the exons ATGGCTGAAGCCAGGGAACTGTTGTCTATTGGTGACTTTTATGCCAAGAAGACTGTATTGATTACTGGTGGAACAGGATTTCTTGGCAAAATCCTAACTGAGAAGCTTTTGAGAGCATGCCCTCTTGTAAAGAGGATCTATCTTTTGACTAGAACCAGACGAGGTGTAAATCCACAACAAAGGATTGAAGAACTGTTGCAGTCAGTG GTCTTTGATAAAGTCAGAGAAATTGGAGAAGACTGGACAAGTAAAATTGTTCCAGTTGAGGGGGACATTGCCAAAGAAAATCTTGGATTATCTCAGGAGGATTGGGAAATGCTgcaggaaaatgttgaaattgtCTTTCATTCAGCAGCTACCGTTCGCTTTGATGAGGATTTAAA ggATGCAATGTCTCTAAATCTTTATGGAACACAGAACATGATAAAGTTGTGCAGAGGAATAAAGCATCTTGAG GTGTGTGTTCATGTTTCCACTGCATATGCGAACTGTGATCAAGAAGTTACCGTAGAGGAAAGAATCTATCCCCCAGTTGTTGACCCAGAAATTCTTTCTAGCTCCATTGG CTGGATGGATAACAACATGGTTAATGCACTCACACCTCATTTGATCGGAAAGCGACCCAATACGTACACATTTACGAAGAGCTTAGCTGAACATGTTCTGCTTCAAGAGGTAGAAAACTTTCCAATTGCAGTCTTCAGACCCTCAATCATTGGCGCTGCACTGAAGGAACCTTATGAA GGATGGGTTGACAATTTCAATGGGCCCAGTGGTCTATTTGTTGCT GCTGGGAAGGGATTGCTAAGGTCAATGATTGGTGATTTCCATGCTTTGGCAGATATTATACCAGTGGATTTTTGTGCTAATATGATGCTTGCAATTGCATGGCACAGAGTTGTTAAAAG GCATTCCAGTATTCCTGTCTACCATCTAACCTCAGGGCAGTTGAATGGATGCACTTGGGGTCGTGTCT GTTCAACTTTGACTAAACTTTACTTCACATATCCCTTTGAGGGTGTATTCAGACGACCCAACTTTGCCTTCGAGTCAAGAAA GATGATGCATAACTATTGGCGTTACATCAGTCACAAAATTCCAGCCCTCATTGCAGACATGACTTCATTTTGTGCTGGACAGAGACCAGT AATGAACAAGATTTATGGAAAAATAGAGAAGGCCACCAAGAGTTTAATCTACTTCACATCAAGAGGCTGGGAG TTTTCAATGGAGAATTATCATGGATTAATTCAGGATATGAGCCCCGCGGATAGAGAA ATATTTAATTTTGATGTTGAAAGGCTTGACTGGGATATTTATTTTAACCGGTACGTCATTGGCCTgaagaaatttcttttgaagGAAGATCTGGCCAATCTTCATTTGGCGCAAAGTCGCATCCGCAG GCTGCGGAACATTCGATGGACCGTGTATTTTTGTCTGCTCCTTCTCTCGTCGTGGTTGATTATTAAAAGATTCCCTGCGGCACAAACGGCGTGGGCTCAGTGTTTGTCTGGTGTTTATAGGCTGGCCCGATTCCTTGAACCTCTCCAGCTGGCAAATTAG